The nucleotide sequence AGGCCGGCATGTTTCGCGTCGTGCGCGTGGCTCCGGCCTCGGAGATGACTCATGCCTAAGTTTATGCAAGGGACAATGACCGCTTTGGCACTCGCGCTGACCAGCGCTGGCTCTCTCGCTCTGGCCGCCGAGCCGCCCGGCAAAGCGAATCCGAACAGCGTTGTGCCCCACGGCGCCGAAAATGCATCGAGCGGCGCACCAGCAAGCTGGAATCCACCGATCCACGACGACGCGATCCATCAATACAGCGCTATCAATCGCCTGGAGTACGGCACCGGCAACGCGCCCGACAGTTATCAATGGGAGGGCAGTGGCTGGGTTGGCGGCGATATCAATCGCTTCTGGTGGAAAACCGAGGGCGAAGGCGCGACCGCCGGTGGCTCGCCCGATTCGACGTCGTTCGAGGCCGACTACGGACGCGCGATCACGCCATTCTGGAACGCGCTGATCGGCGCGCGCTACGACCTGTATCCCGGAAAGGATCGTGCGTTCGGCATGCTCAAGCTGCAGGGATTGACCCCGCTGTATCTTGATACCGAACTTTCGTTCTACGTCAGTCAGGACGGCGTGCCCAGCTTCCGGGGCGAGTTTCAGTACGAGCCGTTGATTACGCAGCGCTTGCGTCTGGCCCCGCGCGTGGAAATCAATATCGGGGCTCGCGATGCCCGTTACGGCTTGGGCGGCGGCCTGCAGAACACCCAACTGGGCCTGCGGCTGAAATACCAGGTCCGGCGCGAGTTCGTACCCTATATCGGCGTGCGCTGGAACAAGACATACGGCGATACCCGGCGTATCACCGAGGCCGAAGGTCAGCGCAGTTCCTCGACCGCGTTCGTGGTCGGGCTGAGCGCCTGGTACTAATCGGTCGCCCTCGTTTTCAAGCACATTATTATGGATATCATTTTACTGCTCGACGACACGCTCTATACGATCGCCGGCATGTTCTGGAAAATTCTGTGGGCGCTGATTCTCGGCTTCGCGATTTCGGGGGCCGTACAAGCCTTCGTGCCCAAGCGCCGCATGGTGCAGGTCATGGGGGACGACAGTGCCGCATCGCTGTCCCGAGCCCGCTTTTTCGCCGCTATTTCCTCGTCCTGCTCATACGCTGCGACCGCTATGAGCCGCAGCGCGTTCATGTACGGTGCCCATATCACGGCCTCAATCAATGCGCACGGACATCACGTTAGGTATCGGGTCAAGATCGGAACCAAAGCACGGCATGCAATCGAAACGTCATGGGTCGAGCGCGGCTCGAATGTCAGCTTGACGACTGATTGCAGCCGAGGATCGACTGGTTAGTGCAGCAATCACTTATAGCTCCGCATCAGATTTGCGTTACACCAAGCTGAAAATCAAGGTTTTACCATGTCAAAAGTAACTCAAACAGTTTATCGCTGGCTGGACTTTGATCTCCGGCCACCGCGCGATATTCCGGCAAACATCACAGCGCCGCAGGAACTCGCTTTCCACGCTCTACGTATTTCTTTCGGGCTGATCTGGCTCTTCAACAGCTGGACTGCGTCGGCCAGTGCGAACAAACACGCCATAGCGCAGTTCATCGGCGTGCCCTTTGGGGCGTGGCCGGTACGAGTGATCGGCAACGGGGTTCTGCTACTCGATCTAATTCTTGCGGTCGCCTTGCTCTCCGGGCGCGGCATGCGCATCGCGCTCTGGCTTGGCGTGGCCTATCTGCTCGTCATGTGGGTGGGCATCTCACATACCGGCGGCTTCAATACGGCGGCCGGGCAAACCGATCCGGGAATAGCTCCACCCTACCTGATCATGCTTATCATCACCTTTGCCTGTTGGCGTCTTACCCAACCCGCGACAGCCGGTCACACCGCAACGGACGAGCATGCACGGCTTGCGATCTATGCGATGCGACTATTATTTGGAGGTTTGTGGGCTTGGGATGCGCTGTTCAAATGGCACCCCTACTATCTCACTCATCTCGTGGGTTATCTGACGGCATCCCAACAAGGTGAGCCGGCTTGGCTGGCGGCTTATACCCAAGCCTGGATTGACTTCATAACCTTGGTGAATCCGGTCTTTTTCGCTGTACTGGCCGCCTTGCTGGAGGGCATCCTGGCCTGGGCTTTGATCACGGGGCGCTTTCTACGTGTACTCATGCCTGCCGGATTCGT is from Salinisphaera sp. LB1 and encodes:
- a CDS encoding copper resistance protein B, translating into MTALALALTSAGSLALAAEPPGKANPNSVVPHGAENASSGAPASWNPPIHDDAIHQYSAINRLEYGTGNAPDSYQWEGSGWVGGDINRFWWKTEGEGATAGGSPDSTSFEADYGRAITPFWNALIGARYDLYPGKDRAFGMLKLQGLTPLYLDTELSFYVSQDGVPSFRGEFQYEPLITQRLRLAPRVEINIGARDARYGLGGGLQNTQLGLRLKYQVRREFVPYIGVRWNKTYGDTRRITEAEGQRSSSTAFVVGLSAWY
- a CDS encoding permease; translation: MDIILLLDDTLYTIAGMFWKILWALILGFAISGAVQAFVPKRRMVQVMGDDSAASLSRARFFAAISSSCSYAATAMSRSAFMYGAHITASINAHGHHVRYRVKIGTKARHAIETSWVERGSNVSLTTDCSRGSTG